From a single Oncorhynchus tshawytscha isolate Ot180627B linkage group LG33, Otsh_v2.0, whole genome shotgun sequence genomic region:
- the LOC112231134 gene encoding reticulon-3 isoform X2: MELVYWRDPKKSAVAFGMSLLVLLSLAIFSIISVLSYLLFALLCVTITFRIYKAVIQAVQKSGAGHPFKGLMEQDLTVQPETFRKNVDVFLTYVNRAVKQIKHLLLVEDLVDSLKLAGFMWLMTYVGAVFNGITILILADVILFSTPPVYDKNKTQIDKYIELIRTRVEVTLAKLQDKLPGALKRTKAE; the protein is encoded by the exons ATGGAGCTGGTGTACTGGCGGGACCCCAAGAAGTCTGCGGTGGCCTTTGGCATGTCCCTGCTGGTCCTTCTGTCCCTGGCCATCTTCAGCATCATCAGTGTGTTGTCCTACCTGCTGTTTGCCCTGCTCTGTGTCACAATCACCTTCCGCATCTACAAGGCTGTCATTCAGGCAGTGCAGAAGTCTGGAGCGGGCCACCCCTTCAA GGGTCTGATGGAGCAGGACCTAACTGTTCAGCCTGAGACTTTTCGTAAAAATGTGGATGTGTTTCTGACCTATGTGAACCGAGCCGTTAAACAGATCAAACACTTGCTGCTGGTGGAGGACCTGGTGGACTCACTGAAG CTGGCTGGTTTTATGTGGCTGATGACATATGTGGGAGCTGTCTTCAATGGTATCACAATCCTCATACTGG CGGATGTCATCTTATTCAGCACGCCTCCGGTTTATGACAAAAATAAA ACCCAGATTGATAAATACATTGAACTGATTCGCACCAGAGTTGAAGTCACACTTGCAAA GCTTCAAGATAAACTTCCAGGGGCACTGAAGCGTACCAAAGCAGAGTGA
- the LOC112231134 gene encoding reticulon-3-B isoform X1, translated as MADPMTQSGQISSSLNASSTKESTYSVMELVYWRDPKKSAVAFGMSLLVLLSLAIFSIISVLSYLLFALLCVTITFRIYKAVIQAVQKSGAGHPFKGLMEQDLTVQPETFRKNVDVFLTYVNRAVKQIKHLLLVEDLVDSLKLAGFMWLMTYVGAVFNGITILILADVILFSTPPVYDKNKTQIDKYIELIRTRVEVTLAKLQDKLPGALKRTKAE; from the exons ATGGCAGATCCGATGACACAGTCTGGCCAGATCTCGTCCTCTCTGAACGCTTCATCGACAAAAGAATCCACATATTCCG TGATGGAGCTGGTGTACTGGCGGGACCCCAAGAAGTCTGCGGTGGCCTTTGGCATGTCCCTGCTGGTCCTTCTGTCCCTGGCCATCTTCAGCATCATCAGTGTGTTGTCCTACCTGCTGTTTGCCCTGCTCTGTGTCACAATCACCTTCCGCATCTACAAGGCTGTCATTCAGGCAGTGCAGAAGTCTGGAGCGGGCCACCCCTTCAA GGGTCTGATGGAGCAGGACCTAACTGTTCAGCCTGAGACTTTTCGTAAAAATGTGGATGTGTTTCTGACCTATGTGAACCGAGCCGTTAAACAGATCAAACACTTGCTGCTGGTGGAGGACCTGGTGGACTCACTGAAG CTGGCTGGTTTTATGTGGCTGATGACATATGTGGGAGCTGTCTTCAATGGTATCACAATCCTCATACTGG CGGATGTCATCTTATTCAGCACGCCTCCGGTTTATGACAAAAATAAA ACCCAGATTGATAAATACATTGAACTGATTCGCACCAGAGTTGAAGTCACACTTGCAAA GCTTCAAGATAAACTTCCAGGGGCACTGAAGCGTACCAAAGCAGAGTGA
- the LOC112231134 gene encoding reticulon-3-B isoform X3 yields MADPMTQSGQISSSLNASSTKESTYSVMELVYWRDPKKSAVAFGMSLLVLLSLAIFSIISVLSYLLFALLCVTITFRIYKAVIQAVQKSGAGHPFKGLMEQDLTVQPETFRKNVDVFLTYVNRAVKQIKHLLLVEDLVDSLKLAGFMWLMTYVGAVFNGITILILGP; encoded by the exons ATGGCAGATCCGATGACACAGTCTGGCCAGATCTCGTCCTCTCTGAACGCTTCATCGACAAAAGAATCCACATATTCCG TGATGGAGCTGGTGTACTGGCGGGACCCCAAGAAGTCTGCGGTGGCCTTTGGCATGTCCCTGCTGGTCCTTCTGTCCCTGGCCATCTTCAGCATCATCAGTGTGTTGTCCTACCTGCTGTTTGCCCTGCTCTGTGTCACAATCACCTTCCGCATCTACAAGGCTGTCATTCAGGCAGTGCAGAAGTCTGGAGCGGGCCACCCCTTCAA GGGTCTGATGGAGCAGGACCTAACTGTTCAGCCTGAGACTTTTCGTAAAAATGTGGATGTGTTTCTGACCTATGTGAACCGAGCCGTTAAACAGATCAAACACTTGCTGCTGGTGGAGGACCTGGTGGACTCACTGAAG CTGGCTGGTTTTATGTGGCTGATGACATATGTGGGAGCTGTCTTCAATGGTATCACAATCCTCATACTGG GTCCATAG